In a genomic window of Gadus chalcogrammus isolate NIFS_2021 chromosome 17, NIFS_Gcha_1.0, whole genome shotgun sequence:
- the LOC130370497 gene encoding endonuclease domain-containing 1 protein-like, translated as MTSSVTGGCPLALVILLLVSMDPTATEVVRSVRNCAQFFLEGTPPEIPGVLKGGDIVIKERYETICQEYESTMRFMTLYDTLEKIPVFSAYIYTGHIKGRASTNWKTEPELEDKQQATRDWPKGSSHDKGHLYPCFHANSKDDQKSTFKLTNCVPQVKSFNRGRWCKMEKYVKGLMDGYCSNQNNKLEAFVLTGAVPSDTYMGSGQRKVASVVRKRTLGCQ; from the exons atgacatcatcagtgaCTGGTGGCTGTCCATTGGCTCTTGTCATTCTGCTTCTCGTGTCCATGGATCCTACAGCCACTGAGGTGGTGAGATCAGTCAGAAACTGTGCTCAATTCTTCCTGGAAGGAACCCCACCAGAAATACCAGGAGTGTTGAAAGGGGGGGATATTGTGATCAAGGAACGCTACGAGACCATTTGCCAGGAATATGAAAGTACCATGAGGTTCATGACGCTCTATGACACATTGGAGAAAATCCCAGTGTTTtctgcatatatatacacaggaCACATAAAAGGGAGAGCCAGTACCAATTGGAAGACTGAGCCAGAG cTCGAAGACAAACAACAGGCAACAAGGGACTGGCCTAAGGGTAGTTCACATGATAAGGGCCATTTGTATCCATGTTTTCATGCAAACAGCAAAGATGATCAGAAATCCACATTCAAGCTGACCAATTGTGTTCCACAAGTTAAATCATTCAATAGGGGAAGATGGTGCAAAATGGAGAAATATGTCAAAGGTTTGATGGATGGATACTGttcaaaccaaaacaataaGCTTGAGGCATTTGTTTTGACTGGAGCAGTTCCCAGTGATACATATATGGGGTCCGGCCAG CGAAAAGTGGCGTCAGTGGTTCGCAAGCGCACACTGGGGTGCCAATGA
- the LOC130370286 gene encoding uncharacterized protein LOC130370286 produces the protein MALHEYAGFISEHRNNGMSCGDIATALCTQFGTTRGFSERNVRRWCAEQGLVRDFCPDSQLEVEVAEGILETGSSFGRKMMTGYLSAKGVKASEGRVGNVLRSIHQPYHIARQQGARNLNPIPYNAEYMGHKLHVDQNEKLVMFGVTHVMAIDGFSKKVVGHSTMPIKNNIVIYEEVYRPAVLSYGIWDQVRVDCGKEFYLALFIQEKLAEHRHNTQRQPYLQTPSTRNHVIERMWSEVNARVNYPLKTALVQLVDQEELDMEDNTSRYCVSNLTCQLARIGITNVVQAWNAHRIPGRGIPNELAKEGCPAKLSEDLLPVGAVAADLYQQEMGSALKRESIFGSDPFPSEEAQQWTETEFGSLFDLLSLFQNVVNHNYGPFKNAVRSLIDITSRHVRPVTQ, from the exons ATGGCATTGCACGAATATGCAGGTTTTATTTCAGAACACCGAAATAATGGAATGTCCTGTGGGGATATCGCCACTGCGTTATGCACCCAGTTTGGAACTACACGGGGGTTTTCCGAGAGGAATGTGCGGAGGTGGTGTGCTGAGCAGGGGCTTGTCAGGGACTTCTGCCCTGATAGTCAACTTGAAGTTGAAGTCGCTGAAGGTATTCTCGAG actGGATCGTCTTTTGGTCGAAAAATGATGACTGGATATCTATCCGCAAAAGGGGTTAAAGCTTCTGAAGGCAGAGTGGGCAATGTGTTGAGAAGTATTCATCAACCCTACCACATTGCAAGACAGCAG GGTGCCCGGAATCTGAACCCCATACCCTACAATGCAGAATACATGGGTCACAAGCTGCATGTAGATCAGAATGAGAAGCTTGTTATGTTTGGAGTGACTCATGTTATGGCTATCGATGGTTTCAGCAAGAAGGTGGTCGGTCACTCCACCAtgccaataaagaacaacatcgtGATTTATGAGGAAGTGTACCG GCCTGCTGTTCTTTCCTATGGAATATGGGACCAGGTCAGAGTTGACTGTGGGAAAGAATTCTATCTGGCTTTATTCATCCAGGAAAAACTGGCAGAACATCGACACAATACTCAAAGGCAGCCCTACCTTCAGACACCTTCTACAAgg AACCATGTGATAGAGAGAATGTGGTCGGAGGTGAATGCTCGAGTCAACTACCCTTTGAAGACAGCTCTGGTACAGCTGGTggaccaggaggaactggacaTGGAGGACAACACATCCAGGTATTGTGTGTCAAACCTGACATGCCAGCTGGCTAGGATTGGCATCACAAATGTCGTACAGGCATGGAATGCACACAGGATCCCAG GAAGGGGAATACCAAACGAACTGGCTAAAGAAGGGTGTCCTGCAAAACTTTCTGAGGACCTTCTGCCAGTCGGTGCAGTTGCAGCTGACCTGTATCAGCAGGAAATGGGATCAGCCTTGAAAAGAGAATCCATTTTTGGAAGTGATCCTTTCCCCTCTGAAGAAGCCCAACAATGGACTGAAACTGAGTTTGGTTCTCTCTTTGATTTGCTATCCCTCTTCCAAAATGTGGTTAACCATAACTATGGCCCTTTTAAAAATGCAGTGAGGTCTCTGATTGATATCACCTCAAGACATGTGCGACCTGTTACACAGTGA